A window of the Pogona vitticeps strain Pit_001003342236 chromosome 4, PviZW2.1, whole genome shotgun sequence genome harbors these coding sequences:
- the PARP10 gene encoding protein mono-ADP-ribosyltransferase PARP10 isoform X2 gives MTCPSALWSWGSRGSSHWAPLPGTAWDAQRVLSKATHVLQEACLAVQPAAPRDYGKVVLRGLSPLTSRDLLELYVERMLDCERGGYSLYRSPAGDQALVQLPQPISQAEFLALAARVQGRGLEGAAPALDWVEQTDSLLVRGAGGARLKKDLLELYFESRRSGGGPVRAVRVLRGGTGAVVSFQNRAVVGGVLQKPHQLEGVSLDVSPHYDFLEPLEEEEEEEEEEEEEEEEEKEATITAAVEEGALPADEGIPLTGLPLPEAALRQLLQSSRALQELAAPVPEECSLHLEGARLCVTGGDPARRRQLQEHVRATLEAAVQERLPFSAWVLGFLQREDVRGRLAELLAERQVGAGCLPMAEEVLVVALAPSSARLAASLVGSLLGSFTLALSERHLLALGSPRWAQVEASLRCCQVRLAESGDQLEGLTLAGLEEENLARLEAFLQDSAPDEALVAAEPAPLRYLQRYHQDLLASISDVALLPLEEPDVTGLRLSGEAQACRAAAELLQSLLGAIHTETVVLQLPGIQRFLLEDRGQAIVRDLERRFQCILGLEHLHWHPPETQHELEWSQEPLALGCQRENRHGSGPPGGVAQDQSEASLEEIKDLLAALQPNLVDLPAADGDWWPLVSSKGEEEEDLYTDPGQAPAGAPPAEEEEEEEEEAGSLVLEVPEEEASPQGAGSLLGPEGSVEEEAQLLLAIQESMDSVRREEEELRQATELSRCSWEKEQQRGPSPDGALRSALSMSLQELEAARVVACVGSKEQAAPLARELEATLRAQLREEKVANGALSSLPALCQDYLAYLERKHAVRILLAGTVATVQGFADYPVAATRDLALLLTRLLQAEGPACPGSTRWVRWEPSGDGSPTPYPAETSALLEQAWHRGLKRVDVFFGGRPFIIDLERMEEHDLGNAQTLPIGRIEPPPPAAPSAPPALAEDKGQLVPLSEASEEFRQTVRHFYDTLRGLHNKIHIVKVEKLVHPLLHQQYQLKKAAMEKACGHQQVERLLYHGTTEESSREICQHGFNRSFCGRNATHYGHGVYFAASAFLSAQEKYSPASSSSGNKYIFVAQTLVGDYTTGSQSMRAPPLREGDAVPRRYDSTVDNPRDPSIFVIFNDTQAYPQYLITCRWSNLR, from the exons AGTTCCTGGCCTTGGCGGCGCGGGTGCAGGGCCGGGGGCTGGAAGGGGCCGCCCCGGCCCTGGACTGGGTGGAGCAGACGGACAGCCTGCTGGTGCGAGGCGCTGGCGGCGCCCGCCTCAAGAAGGACCTGCTGGAGCTCTACTTTGAAAGCCGGCGGAGCGGCGGGGGCCCCGTGCGGGCCGTGAGGGTGCTCCGGGGTGGCACGGGGGCCGTCGTTTCCTTCCAGAACCGGGCAG TGGTCGGCGGAGTGCTGCAGAAGCCTCACCAGCTCGAAGGGGTCAGCCTGGATGTCTCTCCTCACTATGACTTCCTGGAgcccctggaggaggaggaggaggaggaggaggaggaggaggaggaggaggaggaagagaaggaggcaacCATAACAGCTGCAGTGGAGGAAGGAGCCCTGCCAGCCGACGAAGGGATCCCACTGACCGGCCTCCCGCTGCCAGAGGCAGCCCTGCGACAGCTCCTTCAGTCCAGCCGGGCCTTGCAGGAGCTGGCAGCCCCTGTCCCCGAGGAGTGCTCTCTCCATCTGGAGGGCGCCAGGCTGTGTGTCACGGGAGGGGATCCGGCCCGCCGGCGACAGCTGCAGGAGCACGTCCGAGCCACCTTGGAGGCAGCGGTTCAGGAGCGCCTGCCCTTCTCGGCCTGGGTCCTCGGCTTCCTGCAGCGGGAGGATGTCCGTGGGCGCCTGGCCGAGCTGCTGGCAGAGAGGCAGGTGGGGGCCGGCTGCCTCCCGATGGCTGAGGAGGTGCTGGTGGTGGCCCTGGCGCCCTCCTCCGCCCGCCTGGCCGCCTCCCTCGTGGGCTCCTTGCTGGGCTCCTTCACCCTGGCCTTGTCGGAGCGGCACCTCCTGGCGCTGGGCTCCCCCCGCTGGGCCCAGGTCGAGGCGAGCCTCCGCTGCTGCCAGGTGCGGCTGGCGGAGAGCGGGGACCAGCTGGAGGGCCTAACCCTGGCCGGGCTGGAGGAGGAGAACCTGGCCCGGCTGGAGGCCTTCCTGCAGGACAGCGCTCCCGACGAGGCCCTGGTGGCCGCTGAGCCTGCCCCCCTCCGCTACCTGCAGCGCTACCACCAGGACCTGCTGGCCAGCATCTCCGACGTCGCCCTGCTACCGCTGGAGGAGCCGGACGTCACCGGCTTGCGG ctGAGTGGAGAAGCTCAGGCCTGCAGGGCAGCGGCAGAGTTACTGCAGAGCCTGCTTGGCGCCATCCATACGGAAACGGTGGTCCTGCAGCTGCCTGGCATTCAGCGCTTCCTCCTGGAGGATCGTGGCCAGGCCATTGTGCGCGACCTGGAGAGGCGCTTCCAGTGCATCCTTGGGTTGGAGCATCTCCACTGGCATCCTCCGGAGACACAG CACGAGCTGGAGTGGTCTCAGGAACCGCTGGCCCTGGGTTGTCAACGGGAGAACCGGCACGGATCGGGGCCCCCAGGAGGAGTGGCCCAAGATCAGAGCGAAGCCAGCCTAG AAGAGATCAAGGACCTCCTGGCTGCCCTTCAGCCCAACCTGGTGGACCTTCCTGCGGCAGACGGAGACTGGTGGCCCCTGGTGAGCAGtaaaggggaggaagaggaggacctTTACACCGACCCTGGGCAGGCGCCAGCGGGAGCCCCAcctgcagaagaggaagaggaggaggaggaggaggccggctCCTTGGTCCTGGAGGTCCCGGAAGAAGAGGCTTCGCCCCAGGGGGCAGGCTCCCTCTTGGGCCCCGAGGGCAGCGTGGAGGAAGAGGCCCAGCTGCTGCTGGCCATCCAGGAGTCAATGGACAGCGtccggcgggaggaggaggagctgcgcCAGGCCACGGAGCTGTCCAGGTGCTCCTGGGAGAAGGAGCAGCAGCGGGGGCCCAGTCCGGATGGCGCCCTCCGGTCGGCCCTGAGCATGTCCCTGCAGGAGCTGGAGGCGGCTCGGGTGGTGGCCTGCGTGGGGTCCAAGGAGCAGGCGGCCCCTCTGGCCCGGGAGCTGGAAGCCACCTTGCGGGCTCAGCTGCGAGAGGAGAAGGTGGCCAACGGGGCGCTGAGCTCCCTGCCGGCCCTGTGCCAGGACTATCTGGCCTACCTGGAGAGGAAGCACGCGGTGCGCATCCTGCTGGCGGGCACGGTCGCCACGGTGCAGGGTTTTGCCGACTACCCGGTGGCGGCCACCCGTGACCTGGCGTTGCTGCTCACCCGGCTGTTGCAGGCAGAGGGCCCTGCGTGCCCTGGCAGCACCCGCTGGGTCCGCTGGGAGCCCTCAGGGGACGGCTCGCCCACCCCGTATCCTGCAGAGACCAGCGCCCTCCTGGAGCAAGCCTGGCACCGAGGACTCAAGCGAGTCGACGTGTTCTTTGGGGGGCGCCCCTTCATCATCGACCTTGAGCGCATGGAAGAGCACGACCTTGGCAATGCCCAGACTCTGCCCATTGGCCGCATTGAGCCCCCACCCCCCGCGGCCCCCTCAG CCCCCCCAGCCCTGGCCGAGGATAAAGGGCAGCTGGTGCCCCTGAGCGAGGCCTCCGAGGAATTCCGGCAGACCGTCCGCCACTTCTACGACACGCTGAGAGGCCTGCACAACAAGATCCACATTGTCAAG GTGGAGAAGCTGGTGCACCCACTGTTGCACCAGCAGTACCAGCTGAAGAAAGCCGCCATGGAGAAGGCCTGTGGGCACCAACAGGTGGAGCGGCTCCTCTATCACGGCACGACGGAGGAGTCCAGCCGGGAGATCTGCCAGCATGGCTTCAACCGGAGTTTCTGCGGCAGGAATG CGACGCACTACGGCCACGGGGTGTACTTCGCCGCCAGTGCCTTCCTCTCGGCCCAGGAAAAGTACTCGCCTGCCAGTAGCAGCAGCGGCAACAAGTACATCTTTGTGGCCCAGACTTTGGTTGGGGACTACACCACGGGCAGCCAGAGCATGCGAGCGCCCCCCCTGCGAGAAGGGGATGCTGTGCCGCGGCGGTACGACAGCACGGTGGACAACCCCCGCGACCCCTCCATCTTCGTCATCTTCAACGACACGCAGGCTTATCCCCAGTACCTCATCACCTGCCGGTGGTCAAATCTGCGCTGA